In Calorimonas adulescens, the genomic window CCGGTAACAGTATTCAGTGCTGTCCTTAAAAAGTTCTCCAAGGTAATGCCATCTATCTCCTCAGGATATTGGAATGAGAGGAATATACCCCGCTTTGCCCTCTCGTCCACCTTCATACTTATTATATCTTCTCCCTCAAACAGGATAGAGCCACCTTCAACTTTATAGGATGGGTTTCCCATAATAGTATTGCAAAGAGTGCTCTTGCCGCTCCCATTGGGTCCCATTATGGCGTGTATTTCACCCCTGCCTATGCTAAGGTTAATCCCCTTAAGGATTTCTTTTCCATCTACATTCGCTCTCAAATCCTTGACCTCTAAAAGCATTTTATCCATATACTTCTCCTTTCAATCCTAATTCCAAGTATTTTACTATGAATTCCTATTTATTTTATATCATATTAACGACAGAAATACAAGTATTTTAGTTGGAATTTGCATTTAACACATAAAATAATTAAGATATTAAATAATAATGACTTGTAGGTAAACAACGCTAAATGTGGTATAATATTAATATAAACAAAATGCTGCTGTAAAACTTAATAACATGGCATATAACATTGAAGCAGTCGATGGTACTTTATAATAAGTTGCGGAATAGGTCTTACGAATAAATATAAATCTATTAGCATATATGCCTCGAAAAATAAAAACAATAGTATTTTTATGTTAAAACGTGTATCAGGTTTTCTAATGTTAGTGCCATGTCATTACGGGTCTACTGCAGCAGTATTGAATAAATATAAAAGGGAGGTATGAATATGGCTGATTATTTGTCCAGAGGAGCTTCACCGTTCTCTACGGAGGAGTGGGCTTCCATTGATGCGGCAGTAGTAAATGCTGCAAAGACGGTGTTGGTAGGAAGAAAGTTTATCCCACTCTTCGGCCCTGTAGGAGCAGGTACATTTGTTGTGCCAAAGGACAAGCTGGTAGAAGGCGAAGGCAACATAATAGGCAGCAGTGGCAAGACCTTTATACCATTAAACACCCTGTACAGGGATTTTGTATACCCGTGGAGAGACATACAGTTTTTTGAAGAAAATAATCTCCCCCTGGACACCAACAGGGCTTCATATGCCGCTACCCTCCTTGCAGCAGAAGAGGATAAGCTGATTTTTTATGGAGATGATTCAAGGGGCATAGAAGGTATACTTAATGCCAATGGAAAACTGGAATACGCTATAAGCAACTGGCAGGACGGCAGTGCATACGATGATATTGTGAATGCTCTGGCCCTCTTGAGAAGCAAGTATATGGTCGGCCCTTACGTGCTTGTGGTAAGTCCTGTACTATATGCGGCGCTTAACAAGACATATAAAGACACCCCGTATCTAGAATCTGAAAGAATAGAAAATCTTGGTGTTAAGATATACCAATCTCCTGTATTAAAAGACAACGATGGATTTATCGTATCCACCGGCAGTCAGAACATGGACCTTGTCATAGGCCAGGACATGATAACATCATTCCTTGAGACTACAGATATGAACCACTACTTCAGAGTATTTGAAATAATAGGCCTGAGGGTCAAAAATCCTGAGAGCATTGTCGCTCTTAAGTATAAGGGGGAGGTATAGAAATGGCATACGGAAATGGAGATGTAAAAGGGAGCGGTTACAAGACCGAGGGTTTAGAACAGTTCCTCATCTGGGTGAGAGAAGATATTGCCGGGGAGATTGATGCAATAGACAACTACCAGTATCATATAGACTCCATTGATATACCTGAAATCAAGGAAATCTTATCGCATATAAGGGATGAAGAAAAAGAGCACCTTGCTGAGCTGACAAATCTCCTGAGGAGGTTTGACACCGTACAAAATCTCAAGTTTAAAGATGACAACTTTGCAGAGGGTACAAAGTCTGAAGAGGCCTCAGGCGGGTTTACTGTAGGAAACGCTTAAAAACAAGAGCTGCTGGAAATTCCAGCAGCTCTTGTTTTGCATAATGTACTGCAGATGTTCTACTTATCTGGTATAATTAGATATATAATTTCTGAGCAATTAATTTACAGGGTATTGCTCTTAAATGTTATATATTCAATGCCAGATAGGCCCTTGCATTTAATCTTAGATGTACGAGTGAGGTGACACCTTTGAGTGCGTTCCTTATAAAAGGCCCGGCCGGAAGCGGCAAAACCACATATCTTAAAGAACAGTACCTGAAACTTACAAAAAAACATATCAGAACTGATGAGATACTCTTTATCACATTGAATAAGCCCAATATGAACCATATAAAACGCAGTGTGGAACTTGATACAGATACCTCTACGTGTATAACCACATTCCCAAGGTTTGTGAGCGATGAGCTTATGCTCTTCTGGCCTGTAGTCTTAAAAAACTGCACCAAAATCGAGGCAAAGAACCCACATCCGATACTCATTGATACATTGACAGCCCATGAAATAATGCGTGAGATTGTTGAAAGGATGCAAAAAGAAGGAGGATTCCCAGATATCAAGGCCACATCGGACAGCATATCCCTGGAGGTCATGCATAACTTTTCCAGGGCAACTTCCTGCCTCATAGACTATCATGAAATTCCAGACCTCCTGATTCAGGCCCACCCCGACAAAAATCCGACGGCCTTTAAGGATATGGGTGCTGCCTTATGCGAATACATAGACCTGCTCTTGAGCCATGGGTTTATTGATTATGGCCTGAGCCTGTATCTATATAATAACTGCTTAAGGGACACAGAGATATATAGAGAAAGGTTTAAGGAAAGATTTAAATACCTCCTGGCTGACAATCTTGAAGAGTCCAACCCCTCTG contains:
- a CDS encoding family 1 encapsulin nanocompartment shell protein, with protein sequence MADYLSRGASPFSTEEWASIDAAVVNAAKTVLVGRKFIPLFGPVGAGTFVVPKDKLVEGEGNIIGSSGKTFIPLNTLYRDFVYPWRDIQFFEENNLPLDTNRASYAATLLAAEEDKLIFYGDDSRGIEGILNANGKLEYAISNWQDGSAYDDIVNALALLRSKYMVGPYVLVVSPVLYAALNKTYKDTPYLESERIENLGVKIYQSPVLKDNDGFIVSTGSQNMDLVIGQDMITSFLETTDMNHYFRVFEIIGLRVKNPESIVALKYKGEV
- a CDS encoding ferritin family protein, translating into MAYGNGDVKGSGYKTEGLEQFLIWVREDIAGEIDAIDNYQYHIDSIDIPEIKEILSHIRDEEKEHLAELTNLLRRFDTVQNLKFKDDNFAEGTKSEEASGGFTVGNA